The DNA region GACAAGGCATTAAAATATTTTCGTAAAGCTGTTGAATATGAACCGGAAAATCCGGTGAATCATTGTAATATGGCGGGTATATTATCAGAGAAGGGGGATTACGAAGCTTCAAATGCCGTTCTTGCACATGTGCTGGATGAGGTAGATCCGTCCATGACGGAATGTTATTTCTACATGGCAAACAATTATGCCAATATGGATCGGTTCGAGGAAGCTGAGCAAGCGCTCGTTACGTATTTGGAGGAGGATACCCAGGGTCAGTTCATGACGGAAGCCGAAGAGATGATGGAGCTCTTGTATTACGAGCTGGATCGGCCAGCTAAGCTGAACCGGATCAAATCACGTAAAGGTGTAGTAGAGCACGATCAGGCGCGGGAATTGCTGGAACAAGGAAAGTTTGCACAGGCTGCTGAGTTGTTGGAAGACATGTCGCTGGATTATCCCGATTATTTGGCTGCTCGCAACAATCTGGCGCTTGCCTACTATTATATGGGTCTGTTTTCCAAAGCAAAAGAGACTATTGCGGAAGTGCTTGAACAGGAACCAGGTAATCTGCATGCACTGTGTAATCTGGCGATCTTTCACCAGAACGAGAATCGGGCTGATCAAGTGCTGCTTCTGATCAAAAAATTGCGTGTCATCGTACCTTTCCAGCACGAACAGGTCTACAAACTGGCTACGACGATGGGTATCCTGGGTCAACATGATACGGCTTATATACATTTTCGGCGCTTATTGAAAGAGGAAGAAACCGCTGCGGATCCGGCGCTCGCGCATTATGCAGCAGTGGCCGCTTATAATACGGAACGTTACGATGCTGCTGAACGTCTGTGGCGTCATGTGGGCAAGCTGGACCCAGGCTCCGAGGTTTCCCGGTACTATCTATCGGGACTTGAGGCTGTACGACAGGGAGAGAAAGATCCCGAGAAGCTAAGTTACCACTATCATCTGCCATTTGACGAGCAATTCAGACAGTGGGAGAACTATGGTAACGGCATACCTGAAGAGATGAAAAACGATCCTCTGATCCGTTCTTCCTTCTTCTGGGCGCTTCGACATGGTGATCGGGCGACTAAACTTCAGGTCATTCAAGCTCTTGGCATGATTGGGGATTATGAGGTGCAGCAGGCGCTGCAATCCTTTATCCAGGAGCCCGGTGAAGATGAAGAACTGGTGAATGTCGCGCGTGCTGTATTAAACGATCTGCATTCAGAAGGTTCTACACAGGATGACTCTCCTGCTCTTCAGCCCCTGACTACTCTGAGCAAACGATCCATTCAGAAGAGCGCGTCATCGGCGGAGCGTACGGAGATGAAAACTTCTACGCATTGGCAGGCGGTGGTGGACCGGGCGTTACAGATGTCTGAAGCCAAGGCCGAATTGCAGCAGGAGATGGAGCGCCTGTGGACGGACTATGTATCTCGTGTACATCCTGAAGTGCCAGGCACCAAACAAATTGAGGGATTGGCAGCAGGTTTGGAGTATTTGGCTGCCAAAATCCAAAGTCGTCCGGTCACCTATCAAAGTATAGCCGACAGGTACGGCATATCCGCTGCAACGGTCAGCAAATATGCTCGTCTGATCAACCGAGTATGCAACAGCACTCCACCAATCCAGTAGACTGTACATGCTCTGGCTCTCTTCTGAATGGACTTCATTGCATGAAGGATACATTGGCCAGGAAAACGGGTAAACTTAACGGATAGGTCTCGACAAACCTGTAGGGTAACATCATAGTAGCAAGTTAAAGTTAATCGCCATTCAACACACTCTCAACCTTATCAAGGAGGCTGTATCTATATGTCTAAATACAGAACGATTGTGATCGGAACAGGACCTGCGGGTCTGACAGCAGCGATATATCTGGCTCGTGCTAATCTAAACCCACTGGTTATCGAAGGTCTTCAGCCGGGTGGTCAATTGACGACGACAACGGAAGTTGAGAATTTCCCTGGTTTTCCACAGGGCATTATGGGTCCGGAACTGATGGACAATATGCGTAAGCAAGCGGAGCGGTTTGGAGCTGAATTCAAGAATGGTTGGGTGGAAGAAGTGGATTTCAGCAAACCGCCATTCAAGATTAAGGTCGGCGGAATCGGTGAGCTGGAAGCTGAATCGATTATCATCTCGACTGGGGCTTCTGCGCGTTATCTCGGGATTCCGGGAGAACAGGAGAACGTGGGTCGTGGCGTAAGCACATGTGCTACATGTGACGGATTCTTTTTCCGTGGTAAAAAGATCGTCGTGGTCGGCGGTGGAGACTCTGCGATGGAGGAAGCCAGCTTCCTGACCCGTTTTGCAACAGATGTTACTCTGGTTCACCGCCGGGAGGAATTGCGTGCATCGAAAATCATGCAGGATCGGGCTCGCAGCAATGAGAAGGTGAAGTGGGCGTTGAACCGCACACCGCTTGAGGTTGTGCCTGAAGCGCTGGGAGTCAAGGGACTGAAGGTACGAAACAATGAGACCGGACAGGAAGAACTGTTTGAAGCAGATGGCGTATTCGTAGCGATTGGGCATACACCGAACACGGGATTCCTGGGCAATCATATTGCTCTGGATGAACACGGCTATGTTGTCGTCAAACCAGGCACTACCGAGACCAACATTCCGGGTGTATTCGCCTGCGGGGATGTACAGGATACAAAGTACCGTCAGGCCATTACAGCGGCAGGTTCAGGGTGTATGGCAGCAATGGACTGCGAGAAATTCCTTGAGGGCAGTATTGTTCATGACTGGAGCGAAACACTGGATCAGTAAGCATGAAGAGAGTATGATTTGACATAGGTTTAGGTAGAAGAGACAACGGGAAGTCTCATCATGTGAGAAGCCGGAAGGCTTCTCTTTTTTTGAAACCAAAATGGGCATGAGATCGTATACATATTGGGCATATTAGCTGTGAGGTGAAGACTTTGGGGGAAATGATAAAAGATTGGTTACAGAATGCAACAGTGCGACGATTTTTGATTCTGCTGTTGTTTTGTTTGGTGCTTTTCAGCATGGGGAGTATGCTGCACATGATTTTGCTGTTATTCCTGGTGACGTATGTCATGAACAGGTTACAGCATTTTATCACGGAGAAGTTGAATCGGTTATTTCCGGTTAACTATAAAGTCGTCGTCATATTGCTATATCTTATCGTTATTGCAGCCATTGTACTGGGGATCTCCAGGTATTCACCACGGATTGTAGATCAGGTCGTTCAGTTGACCAATGAAATAATGAAGTTTCTGGATACTGCAGATGGTGATAACTTTGCCTCCAAAATTGCGGGATATCTTCAATCGTTTGATATTAAAAACTATACCAATGACGCATTGAAATATATTTTTGCGTTAAGTAAATGGCTTGAGTTTATTCTGCTGGTCATTATCCTTAGTCTGTTCTTCTTGTTGCAGAAGAAAGAGATCTCCAAGTTTACATCCAAGTTCAAAACAAGCAAGATCGGCTGGTTCTATAATGAAGTGGCATACCTTGGGGATAAATTTGTATCTTCTTTTGGTAAAGTCATCGAGGCGCAATTGTTGATTGCGGTGTTTAATACAGCTTTGACGATTCTGGGACTATGGATACTCGGATTCCCGTATCTGTTCGCTCTGACCATTCTGGTATTCATGTTGAGTCTGGTACCCGTTGCGGGGGTGATTATCTCACTGATTCCGCTGTGTCTGATCGGCTACCAACTGGGTGGATTGCAGCTCAGTGTGATCGTGGTCATCATGATCATTATCATTCATGCGCTGGAGACGTATTTCCTGAATCCAAAACTGATGGCACACAAAACCAAATTGCCGATGTTCTACACGTTTATCGTACTGATTCTGTCTCAACATTTCCTGGGGATCTGGGGGCTCATCATCGGTATCCCGATCTTTGTTTTCCTGCTGGATATTCTGGACGTCAACAAGATGGAAAAAACGGAGGAACCCGTACGCGTGGAAACGAAACTGTGACCTGTAGCTGAATGGTTGCTGAATGATCGATTCAAGGATTGGTCCAAAAAAGTGTAAAACGCCTCCCGTTGGCGGGAAGGCGTTTTTCTGCGCCGTCTTAGCGAACTGCTGAGACGCGACTGGTAAGTGTTGTCATCAAATTCAGATGACAACTGTCATCTTTTACGCATGGAACGAGTGGATATGCAATATCATGAGTTGAGGCTTCCTCCTCTATGGAGGAAGGAATGAAGCCTGCGTTTTTAATAGAGACAAATGAGGTTGTATCCGTATTCAAAAATAGCCTGTGATGTTGTTCACAATAGCGGGGAAGCTAATCACAGCAAAGGTCTTATCGTCTTGACCCAGGCGTATCCTTCAATTATAGTTGGTACGTAGGATTAAACTATTTTAGATAGATAAAGGTGGCTTGTAGCATGTCTGAGAAAATCTACGTTGGGGTCGATCTCGGCGGAACAGCAATCAAGGTCGGTATATGTGATGAACACGGTCAGCTTATGCATACGTATGAAGGACCGACAGAAGTGGATAAGGGCGTTGACACGGTCATTGCCAACATCGAGAAGTATGTCCGTCATATCGTTGCCGAATCGCCTTACAGCTGGGAGCAGCTTGAAGGTGTGGGCGCGGGCGTGGCTGGGTTCACCAATGTACGCGAGGGAATTATCGTTCTTGCCCCTAACATCGGATTTCGGAATGTAGCCATTCGTTCGATTTTGGAAGAACGTCTGGGCAAGCCGGTCAAAATAGATAACGATGCCAACGTGGCTGCGCTCGGTGAAGCCTGGGCAGGTGCCGGCAAGGGCGTGGACAATTGTGTATGCTATACGCTTGGTACAGGCGTTGGTGGTGGATTAATCTTGAACGGCAAGATCTATCAGGGTTATTCCGGGATGGCTGGTGAGCTTGGCCATGTCAGTGTTGTTCCTGATCTTGAAGCGATTCAGTGCGGATGCGGTAAAATGGGATGCGTGGAAACCGTATCTTCGGCAACCGGAATTATTCGTATGGCCAAAGACGCTGTAGAGCGTGGGGACCATACATCGTTGGCGCTCGTCGACAAGATTGCAGCCAAGGAAGTGTTTGATGCAGCCAAGGCAGGCGATGAAGTTGCGTTGCGTATTGTAAACCGTGCCGCATTCTATCTGGGCAAATCGATGGCGGCTGTAGCGGCTGTGATTAACCCGGAGATGTTCATTATTGGCGGTGGGGTATCCAAAGCGGGTAATATTTTGTTTGATGAAGTACGAACTGTTTTTGCAGCACTGACACCAGAGCCATTGCAACAAGGGGTTCAGATTCTTGAGGCAACACTTGGCAACAATGCAGGTATTGTTGGCGCAGCCGGTCTTCTCTTGCGTTCCTAGTAACCTCGTAGCAGTATAAATCCGACAGCAATATGATAAGGAGGGGACATTTATGCTTGAAGGTGAAGTTTCACCGGGCACAGGCGCCACGCTCATTATCATTACGGGCATGTCCGGAGCAGGCAAGACGATTGCAGTACAAAGCCTGGAGGATCTTGGTTTCTTCTGTGTGGATAATCTTCCGCCGGTATTGATTCCGAAATTTGCGGAATTGATCGAACAATCGAACGGCAAAATTGGCAAGGTCGCACTTGTCATCGATCTGCGCGGGCGAGAGTTCTTTACGGCTTTGTCCGAGTCACTGAACTATATTAAAGATCATTTTACCATTCATTGCGAAATACTATTCCTGGATGCGATCGACTCAGTTCTTGTCCAGCGCTATAAGGAGAGCAGGCGCAGACATCCATTGGCCCCTGAGGGCATGCCGCTGGATGGCATCAGGCTGGAACGCAAAATGCTGGAGGAGCTCAAAAATTCCGCAACTCAGGTTTTGAATACCAGTACAATGAAGCCTGCTCAACTGAAAGAGCGAATCATATCCCGTTTTTCCCATCTGGAAAGCCATATGCTGTCGGTAAATATTACTTCGTTTGGGTTCAAATACGGCATTCCGATCGATGCGGATCTGGTGTTCGATGTTCGTTTTTTGCCAAATCCGCATTATATTGAGCATTTACGTCCGAATACAGGACAGAATAGTGATGTATACGAATATGTTATGAAATGGCCGGAAACGCAAGCGTTTCTGACCAAGCTGCTGGATATGCTGCATTTTCTGATTCCGCAATACCGGAAGGAAGGCAAAAGCCAGGTTATTATTGGAATCGGCTGTACCGGAGGCAAGCATCGTTCGGTAGCAATATCGGAATATTTGGGCAAAATGTTGGGAAGCAGCGAGACTGAGGCTGTCACCGTGAGCCATCGCGACGCCGACCGGGACCGTCATTGAAGAGGGTGAAGGGATGAAAGAAGCCGGACCACGAAGAGAACGTCCGAGAATTGTAGTCATGGGCGGCGGAACCGGATTATCCGTGATGCTGCGCGGTTTGAAAGAAAAGCCGCTGGACATCACGGCCATCGTGACAGTTGCGGATGACGGAGGAAGTTCTGGCATCTTGCGTAATGAGCTGCAGATGCCGCCTCCGGGAGACATTCGTAACGTACTCACGGCGTTGGCTGATGTAGAACCGTTGTTGTCGGATATGCTGAAGTATCGCTTCAATACAGGCGCAGGGCTTGCAGGCCACAGCCTCGGTAACTTGATTTTGGCTGCAATGACGGATATATCAGGCGACTTCGTGACCGCTGTGCGGGAACTTAGCCGCGTGTTTGCCGTTCGGGGTGAGGTGCTGCCCGCAGCTGGGCAGGCCGTCGTTCTGCATGCAGAGATGGAGGATGGCTCGATTATTACGGGTGAGTCCAAGATCCCTGAAGCGGGCGGACGGATCAAACGCGTTTTCCTTGAACCGGATCACGTGGAGCCGTTGCCAGAGGCTGTTGAAGCCATTCGTCAGGCAGACGCCATCCTGATTGGACCAGGTAGTCTCTACACGAGCATTCTGCCCAATCTGCTTGTTCCTAAGCTGGCTGAGGCTGTCGTTGAGGCTGACGCAGTGAAGATGTTTATTTGCAATGTGATGACACAGCCGGGAGAGACGGATAATTACACGGTGAGTGACCACCTTAAGGCGGTACATGAGCATGTGGGGCATCAAATTTTCGACTATGTCATTGTAAATAATGGTGATATTCCGCTGCAGGTGCAGAATAAGTATGCGGAAAAAGGAGCTAAACCGGTTGTGCTGGATATGAATGTGCTGAAGAGTGCCGGCTATCAAGTCGTTGCGGATACGTTGGTCTTATTTCGAACCTATCTGCGTCATGATGCCGACAAGCTGAGCCATCACATCTATCAGCTTGTACAAAATTGGATGTTACGGAAGAGGTGAAGTCCCATGTCGTTTGCAGCACAGACCAAAAAAGAATTAACCATGATCGAAAGCGAACCGTGCTGCGAAAAGGCGGAACTTTCAGCCCTCATCCGTATGCTTGGTGCGGTGCAGTTATCGAATAAAAAAGTCATCTTGGATATTTCGACGGAGAATGCCGCCATCGCAAGACGGGCATACTCTCTGCTTAAAAAGCATTTTCAAGTGCATACGGAATTGCTTGTCCGCAAAAAAATGCGGCTGAAAAAGAACAATGTGTATATTGTTCGGATTCCAACCATGGTACAGGAGATTCTTAAAGATCTGCACATTGTTTCTGAAGGATTTCTGTTTACTCCCGGGATCAGTGATGAGC from Paenibacillus sp. JNUCC-31 includes:
- the trxB gene encoding thioredoxin-disulfide reductase, with product MSKYRTIVIGTGPAGLTAAIYLARANLNPLVIEGLQPGGQLTTTTEVENFPGFPQGIMGPELMDNMRKQAERFGAEFKNGWVEEVDFSKPPFKIKVGGIGELEAESIIISTGASARYLGIPGEQENVGRGVSTCATCDGFFFRGKKIVVVGGGDSAMEEASFLTRFATDVTLVHRREELRASKIMQDRARSNEKVKWALNRTPLEVVPEALGVKGLKVRNNETGQEELFEADGVFVAIGHTPNTGFLGNHIALDEHGYVVVKPGTTETNIPGVFACGDVQDTKYRQAITAAGSGCMAAMDCEKFLEGSIVHDWSETLDQ
- a CDS encoding tetratricopeptide repeat protein, which translates into the protein MKGKLVRAEGHLANVIPIHLDASFFFERAVRSLDRNHVDKALKYFRKAVEYEPENPVNHCNMAGILSEKGDYEASNAVLAHVLDEVDPSMTECYFYMANNYANMDRFEEAEQALVTYLEEDTQGQFMTEAEEMMELLYYELDRPAKLNRIKSRKGVVEHDQARELLEQGKFAQAAELLEDMSLDYPDYLAARNNLALAYYYMGLFSKAKETIAEVLEQEPGNLHALCNLAIFHQNENRADQVLLLIKKLRVIVPFQHEQVYKLATTMGILGQHDTAYIHFRRLLKEEETAADPALAHYAAVAAYNTERYDAAERLWRHVGKLDPGSEVSRYYLSGLEAVRQGEKDPEKLSYHYHLPFDEQFRQWENYGNGIPEEMKNDPLIRSSFFWALRHGDRATKLQVIQALGMIGDYEVQQALQSFIQEPGEDEELVNVARAVLNDLHSEGSTQDDSPALQPLTTLSKRSIQKSASSAERTEMKTSTHWQAVVDRALQMSEAKAELQQEMERLWTDYVSRVHPEVPGTKQIEGLAAGLEYLAAKIQSRPVTYQSIADRYGISAATVSKYARLINRVCNSTPPIQ
- a CDS encoding AI-2E family transporter, giving the protein MIKDWLQNATVRRFLILLLFCLVLFSMGSMLHMILLLFLVTYVMNRLQHFITEKLNRLFPVNYKVVVILLYLIVIAAIVLGISRYSPRIVDQVVQLTNEIMKFLDTADGDNFASKIAGYLQSFDIKNYTNDALKYIFALSKWLEFILLVIILSLFFLLQKKEISKFTSKFKTSKIGWFYNEVAYLGDKFVSSFGKVIEAQLLIAVFNTALTILGLWILGFPYLFALTILVFMLSLVPVAGVIISLIPLCLIGYQLGGLQLSVIVVIMIIIIHALETYFLNPKLMAHKTKLPMFYTFIVLILSQHFLGIWGLIIGIPIFVFLLDILDVNKMEKTEEPVRVETKL
- the rapZ gene encoding RNase adapter RapZ is translated as MLEGEVSPGTGATLIIITGMSGAGKTIAVQSLEDLGFFCVDNLPPVLIPKFAELIEQSNGKIGKVALVIDLRGREFFTALSESLNYIKDHFTIHCEILFLDAIDSVLVQRYKESRRRHPLAPEGMPLDGIRLERKMLEELKNSATQVLNTSTMKPAQLKERIISRFSHLESHMLSVNITSFGFKYGIPIDADLVFDVRFLPNPHYIEHLRPNTGQNSDVYEYVMKWPETQAFLTKLLDMLHFLIPQYRKEGKSQVIIGIGCTGGKHRSVAISEYLGKMLGSSETEAVTVSHRDADRDRH
- a CDS encoding gluconeogenesis factor YvcK family protein, whose protein sequence is MKEAGPRRERPRIVVMGGGTGLSVMLRGLKEKPLDITAIVTVADDGGSSGILRNELQMPPPGDIRNVLTALADVEPLLSDMLKYRFNTGAGLAGHSLGNLILAAMTDISGDFVTAVRELSRVFAVRGEVLPAAGQAVVLHAEMEDGSIITGESKIPEAGGRIKRVFLEPDHVEPLPEAVEAIRQADAILIGPGSLYTSILPNLLVPKLAEAVVEADAVKMFICNVMTQPGETDNYTVSDHLKAVHEHVGHQIFDYVIVNNGDIPLQVQNKYAEKGAKPVVLDMNVLKSAGYQVVADTLVLFRTYLRHDADKLSHHIYQLVQNWMLRKR
- a CDS encoding ROK family glucokinase, which codes for MSEKIYVGVDLGGTAIKVGICDEHGQLMHTYEGPTEVDKGVDTVIANIEKYVRHIVAESPYSWEQLEGVGAGVAGFTNVREGIIVLAPNIGFRNVAIRSILEERLGKPVKIDNDANVAALGEAWAGAGKGVDNCVCYTLGTGVGGGLILNGKIYQGYSGMAGELGHVSVVPDLEAIQCGCGKMGCVETVSSATGIIRMAKDAVERGDHTSLALVDKIAAKEVFDAAKAGDEVALRIVNRAAFYLGKSMAAVAAVINPEMFIIGGGVSKAGNILFDEVRTVFAALTPEPLQQGVQILEATLGNNAGIVGAAGLLLRS